The Glaciimonas sp. PCH181 genome contains the following window.
TCACAATGGCCAAAATAGTGAGGGGAAAATGCCTGCGTTGCGAATATTTTCGTGAGGCCTTACGGCAAGGCTTCTACCTCAACCAGGACGTCATAAAACGTCGGTGCTCGTCCCATATCCGTCAAGCGCTGGCTAGTCAGCTCATTCACATTTTTACCGTCGGTGGCAAACTTTTTCCACCAGATAGACAGGCCGACAACTAAGCCTGGCCTGGCTTTTTCGGTGATTCTGACCTTGGCGTTAAAGGTGCCGCGATCATTAAAAATACGCACGCTGCCGCCAGTCAAAATACCGCGATGCGCGGCATCGGTGGGATGCATATCGAGATGCGGCTCGCCCTCGGTATCACGCAGACTTTGCACATTTACAAAACTGGAATTCAGAAAATTGCGCGCTGGCGGCGAGATCATCGCTAACGGATATTTGGCCGCCAAAGTTGGATTGCTGGCAACCGATTCATACGGAGGAATATAGGTCGGCAATGGGTCCAGACCATCGGCTTGCATAAGCGCGCTGAAGAACTCGCATTTACCCGATGGCGTGGCAAAACCACCGTTGGCGAACGGCGCATCGGGCACGTTCAATTTTTGCCAGCCCTTCAATTTTAAGGATGCCCAATCGAAATTTATCGCACGTTCATTACGTCGATCAAAAGCTTGTGCAGCAATCGCATCATCGCTCTCTTTAAAACAGTCTTCATCAAAGCCCATGCGTGCCGCCAGCAATCGGAATATCTCGGTATTTGGCTTTGATTCCCCTAATGGCGTAATCGCCGGATTGTTCGCCAGCATATATAAATGGCCATACGCGGAGTGAGCGTCGAGATGTTCAAGCTGAGTTGTGGCCGGTAACAGAATATCGGCGTAATCGGCGGTATCGGTCTGAAAATGTTCCAGCACGACGGTAAATAAATCTTCTCGGGCGAAGCCTTGCGCGACGCTGCGCGATTCTGGCGCGACGGCTACGGGATTGGCGTTATACACAATTACCGCCGCAATTTTAGAGCCGAAATCAGCGGAAGTTTCACGCAGCAAATCATCGCCTATCGTACTCATATTAATCGTCCGCGATGGCACGCCGTGTCGAAGCAGCAGATCGGGGCGTTGTAACGCTTGCAGATTCTTCGGGAAGCTATCCGAGACCGATAATTGCACACCGCCGGCGGCGTTCCGCCAGGCGCCTACCAATGCTGGAAGGCAGGCGATATTGCGCACTGCCATGCCGCCGCCGCGAACCCGTTGCAAACCATAATTAATACGAATCGCGGCACCATTGCCAGCCAGCGCCGCTTCGCCATAATCGCGCGCTAGTTGGATGACTTGCTGCGCATCGATTCCGCATACTTCGGCGACACGTTCTGGCGGCCATTCCAGCGCACGTTCTTTCAACTGCTCAAAACCGAAAGTGTGTTGCGCAATATAGTCATGGTCTAACAAGTTCTCGGCAATCAACACGTGCATCATGCCAAGCGCCAATGCGGCATCCGTTCCCGGCAGCAGGGCAATATGCTGATGACATTTTTCAGCTGTGAGCGAGCGGTAAGGATCAATCGCAATCAGCTTTGCACCATGGCGTTTGGCTTCCTGCACGCGCATCCATAAATGCAGATTGGAGGCGATAGGATTGCCGCCCCAGATCAGGATAAGTTTGGCATTCTGAAATTGCTCAAGGTCGGTTCCCATCCTTGTGCCGACCGTATATTTATACCCGGCACCGCCCGCCGACGCGCAAATGGTGCGGTCCAGCAACGAAGCCCCAATCCGATTGAAGAAGCGCATCGCCATCGACTCGCCTTGCACCAACCCCATCGTGCCCGCATAGCTGTAAGGCAGTATTGCCTGCGGATCCTGAGCGGCGATCGTTCCCAACTCGGCGGCTATCGTATCCAGCGCTTCATCCCAGCTAATCCGCACGAATTTCCCATCGCCCTTGCCACCGACGCGTTTCTGGGGATAGAGCAAGCGATCTTTGTGATACGTGCGCTCGGTGTACCGCGACACTTTGGTGCAGAGAACGCCTGCGGTACTCGGATGATCGGGATCGCCGCGCACTTCTGTGGCGACGCCGTCTTTGACGGTAACCAATAGCGCGCAAGTATCGGGGCAATCGTGCGGACAGGCCGCACGGATAATGGATGTGGTCATGGTAGTCCTGATGGTTCAAATAACGCTGAGGCAGGTAAGTGCATTACTTTAACAAATCCTGCGCGTCTTCATAGGAGATTTCAAAAAACAGCGCGGCTTCGGCAAGCTAAGAAAACAGCATTCGAGGGCCGCAGCTTCCTGCATGCCATAGAGCAATAGCGCAGTCCGATGTAACCGGCGCATCAAAGCTAAGCGCCACTGCTTCGCTCAGACAAATCGATTAATACGATTCGCCGCGTGTAATTGCCGGATAGAACACTGAGCGTCCGAGTAAAGGTAATATACACAGTTTACAAGTGCCGCAAAAAATCGCTTCCTTGCGCGATGGCAAGCAGTAATTCAGGAGAAAATGATGAAATTGATCGACCCGATTATCCAGTTCCATACTGAAATCCAGGCAATTCGCCGCGACTTGCACGCGCATCCAGAGCTTTGCTATAAAGAACAACGTACCGCTGACGTCGTCGCCAGTAAATTGACCGAATGGAATATCCCGGTTATACGCGGACTGGGTATCACCGGCGTTGTTGGGATCATCAAAAAAGGCAGCAGCGATCGCGCCATTGGGCTGCGCGCCGACATGGATGCATTGCCGGTACAAGAATTAAATACCTTCGCACATGCGTCACAACACGCAGGCAAAATGCATGCATGCGGCCATGACGGTCATACCGCGATGTTATTAGGCGCGGCGCGTCATTTATCTCTTCATGGCGACTTTGACGGCACGGTCTATTTGATTTTTCAACCGGCAGAAGAAGGCGGCGCAGGCGCGCAACGGATGATTGATGATGGTCTGTTTGAGCAATGCCCGATGGAAGCGGTATTTGGCATGCATAACTGGCCCGGCATGCCCGCCGGTAAATTTGGCGTCACGCCGGGGCCAATGATGGCGTCTAGTAATGAGTTTGAAGTGATTGTGAAGGGCAAAGGCTCGCACGCCGCCCAACCGCATAAAAGCATTGATCCGGTGATGGTCGCGGTGCAAATCGCCCAAAGCTGGCAAACCATCGTCGCACGCAATATCAATCCAAATGATTCTGCGGTCTTATCGATCACACAAATTCACTCTGGCAGCGCGACCAATGTCATTCCTGATGAGGCAACACTCATTGGAACGGTGCGTACTTTCTCGGTAGACGTACTCGATATCATTGAGCAACGCATGCGGGATATTGCTCAGCACACCGTGGCGGCTTTCGGCGCCGAAGTGGATTTTCGTTTTCATCGCAATTACCCGCCGCTAATCAATCATCCAAAAGAAACTGCGTTTGCAGTGTCGGTCATGCAGGCAATGTCGGGCGTTGAGAATGTCGATGCCACGGTGGAGCCGACTATGGGTGCGGAAGATTTTTCGTTTATGTTGCAGCATAAACCGGGCTGCTACGTATTTTTAGGAAATGGATCAGGCGATCATCGCGATGGCGGTCATGGACTTGGTCCTTGCAACTTACATAATGCGAGCTATGATTTTAATGACGAATTACTACCTATCGGCGGTAGTTATTGGGTAAACCTGACGGAATCGTATTTAAAACCGGCTGCTGCGTGATCGTGATATTCGATACGCGATTGGTGGGAGCCGTATGATATCGGTGATATCGGCGATGTGGGCAATGGCTAGGGATGAGCGTTCAGCCGTGAACCCTAAGCTTTGATCGTGTCTTCATACTCAAGGCAATGGTGGTTAGATATCTTGCTTTTACTGGCATGTTGGATAACGTCTACGGCTTTGCCATTTAGCAATCCATAAATCTTTGAAAATCATCCTAAGTCGTCAACTAAATCCTAGTTTGTATCTGTGTTCTTTACGCGACTGAATCACGCTTATTTGGCAAGAATAGGAATTTTGAACTACTATTTATGACTATTATTTTGAAGCACAGGTCTCCGAGTCAGATGTGTGTTCTTCATCATTGATTTACACTCCGATTCTTTTATTTTCTTATGTCGAAAGTCTTTATGCTTAAAAAAAATATGGGTTTTAAAATCCTGGCTACCGGATGCTTATTAGTCGGCATAATTGGCACACAGGCGGCCCATGCTATTAATTACACACCGGACTCTGCGTCATTAGAAGTGGGAACCGGTAATAAAAGCCAATTTGTCCGCCTTGCTACCCAATGGGATTGGAACAGCAAATGGTGGCAATCAAATGGCACGCATATCGGCGGCTATTGGGACTTGAGCTTGGCGGAGTTCAGACAGAATCAATATCAGAATATTCCCGGCCAGCAGAAGAATTTGACTGATATTGGTTTCACGCCAGTATTTCGCTTTCAACGCGACGATAAAAAAGGCGCTTACGCTGAAGCTGGGATCGGCGTCCATCTGATGTCCCATTTATACGATAACAATAGCCGTCGTTTCTCGACAGCATTTGAGTTCGGCGATCATTTAGGCGCAGGCTATGTCTTCAGCAATGGTCTGGATCTTGGACTGAAATTGCAGCACTTCTCCAACGGCAGCATTAAAGAGCCGAATAGTGGCGCGAATTTTGCCGTTATACGTGCGGCTTATCGTTTCTAAAGACTAGATTCCTACCTTAGTTGGGAAATAGACCTTCTTTGGAATACATATTGACGTGGGGTGCTACGAGATTATCTTGTAGCACCCCATGTTGACGTTTGGGATAGTCATTTTGTAGCTTGATATTTTGTTGGATGCTGATTGGCTGATGTGTGACGGCGGATTATATGAAGGTAAGCGTGCGCTCAAAACCGTCTATACCTAATCCTCAAATGTCCGCATGATTGCGTTGGAGGGTACAAATCGATTGTGCCCACAACTTCAAATTATGGACACAAATATTGAGTCGGTTACTCCCTCTAAGCGCAGTGGTTATCGGCAACATTCGATTGATTTCAAACGCATGGTGGTCGAACAATCCTTGATGGCTGGGGCCTCGGTGTCGCGGGTGGCGCGGGCCCACGATGTGAATGCGAACCAGGTATTTACCTGGCGTAAATTGTTTCGTGCAGGAGCCTATGAGATTGCCTCAGGCAAGTCCGTCAAATTGCTGCCAGTAGTTCTTGGCGACCCTCGGCAACCATCCCCTGCCAAGCCAGTCTTCACCACGGCCGTTACACCGACCGGCGTGATGGTCCTGGAAATAGGTAAGGCGCGACTTCGAGTCGAGGGCGTGGTGGATCCGTCTATGCTTTCCATGGTGCTGGCCCGGTTGCTGGCATGATCGGTTTGCCAGCAGGAACGCGGATCTGGATCGCAGCAGGCGTGACCGATATGCGTTGCGGTTTTAATGGGTTGGCAGCCAAGGTGCAAACGGCATTGGCCGATGACCCGTTTAGCGGTCACGTCTTCGTGTTTCGTGGCCGACGTGGCGATATTTTGAAGATCTTGTGGTGGACCGGCGACGGGCTGTGTCTGCTGGCCAAACGGCTGGAACGCGGCCGCTTCATCTGGCCGCAGGCAAGCGAAGGCGCGGTTTGTCTGTCGCAAGCGCAACTGTCAATGTTGCTGGAAGGGATCGATTGGCGACGTCCCGAGCGCACGCAACGGCCCCTGTCAGGCTTGTAAACATCGACGTCATTCGGTAAACTACGGGCATGTCAACGCCGCCCCACCTTCCCGACGATATCAGCGCTTTAAAAGCGATGATTACCGATCGTGATGCGGTCATTGCGTTGCACGGGGAAACGGTGGCGCAGCTACAGGACGCACTGTCCTCACATCGCATCGAAATCGAACACCTCAAGCTCTTCATCGCCAAACTCAAACGGCTGCAGTTCGGCCGCAAATCCGAGAAGCTGGACCGGCAAATTGAACAACTCGAATTACGGTTAGAAGATTTGCAGACAGAAGAAAGTGACGTTGCCAGCGCTGCCCCGGCAACGAAGCCAGTGCGTCCGAAGATACCACGCAAACCGCTACCGCCCCATTTGCCCCGGGACGAGAAGATCTATACGCCAGAGCATGCCGCCTGCCCCGATTGCGGTGGCGATTTGCGTCATCTCGGCAGTGACGTTGCCGAGCAACTTGAATTCGTCCCGGCCAGCTTTCGGGTCATCCGGCATGTGCGTCCCAAACTCGCTTGCACCTGCTGCGACTGCATCGTCCAGGCGCCGGCACCCAGCCGTCCGATTGCACGCGGTCTGGCGGGGCCCGGATTACTCGCCCATATTCTGGTGAGCAAGTTCGCTGATCATCTTCCGCTCTACCGGCAATCGGTCATCTATGCCCGGGAAGGTGTGGAACTGGATCGGGGATTATTGGCAGACTGGGTCGGTGCTGCCAGCAGCCTGCTGCGACCGCTGGTCGATGCGGTACGCCGTCATGTGATGGCAACGACCAAATTACATGCCGACGACACCCCGATCCCGGTACTGGCACCCGGCAATGGCAAGACCAAAACAGCCAGACTGTGGACGTATGTCCGCGACGACCGGCCATCGGGATCAACCGATGCCCCGGCAGTCTGGTTCGCTTACACGCCGGACCGCAAAGGTATCCATCCTCAGACCCATCTGGCGAAATTCGCCGGCGTTCTGCAGGCCGATGCGTATGCCGGATTCAACGCGATTTATGCAACCGGTCGTGTACAGGAGGCTGCGTGCTGGGCGCACGCGCGACGCAAATTCTTCGACTTGCATGCAGCACGGGCCTCGCCAATCACCACTGAAGCCTTGCGCCGCATCGGCGCATTGTATGAGATCGAAGCAAGCATACGTGGCAAACCGCCACAGGTAAGACAGGCAGTGCGCCAGGCGCAGTCGCGCCCGCTCATTGATGCGTTGGAAAGCTGGCTGCGGGCAAGTTTGTTGACGCTGTCGCGCAAATCCGATACTACTGCGGCGATCCTGTACGCCCTCAATTTATGGCCAGCATTAACCCGCTATTGCGACGATGGCAGCATCGAGATCGATAATTCGGCCGCCGAACGCGCATTGCGCGGTATCGCCATTGGACGACGTAATTATCTGTTTGCAGGCTCCGACAATGGCGGCGAACGTGCCGCCGCTATCTACTCGCTCATTGGGACGGCTAAACTCAATGGCGTCGATCCGGCAGCATGGTTGCGCTACGTCCTGACGCATATTGCCGATCATCCCGTCAATCAAATTGATGACTTCCTGCCTTGGAATCTGGCATCTAGGCTGGCGATCATATCTGCGCCAAAGCAATAGCCGCTGAAATGCGGGGCTGTCAATACGGCCTTTGAACGACGCTTACATATGAAGAATGGTGGTACCGGGACTATCGATCCGATTTCGATTCGATTTCGATTGCCCAAAGCAAAAACCCTCCCAGATTTCTCTGGGAGGGTTTTCTAATAAAAGCCTGACGATGACCTACTTTCACACTGGTTGCAGCACTATCATCGGCGCAAAGTCGTTTCACGGTCCTGTTCGGGATGGGAAGGGGTGGTACCAACTCGCTATGGTCATCAGGCATAAACTGTAGTGTCATATGTTCCCAATCGGGCAACACACAACGCAATCTAGAAGAAGTAAAGTTTTGTTTCATGTGTTGGGGTAACGAGGGTTTCGTTACCCCAACACTGGGTATGATTGCACTTTTCAGGCAAACACATATCTCATTAGCTTATATATAACCTGCTAAGGTTATAGGGACAAGCCGCACGGGCAATTAGTACTGGTTAGCTTAACGTATTACTACGCTTCCACACCCAGCCTATCAACGTCCTGGTCTCGAACGACCCTTTAGGGGAATCTAGTTCCCGGGAAATATCATCTCAAGGCAAGTTTCCCGCTTAGATGCTTTCAGCGGTTATCTCTTCCGAACTTAGCTACCCGGCAATGCCACTGGCGTGACAACCGGTACACCAGAGGTTCGTCCACTCCGGTCCTCTCGTACTAGGAGCAGCCCCCTTCAAATTTCCAACGCCCACGGCAGATAGGGACCAAACTGTCTCACGACGTTTTAAACCCAGCTCACGTACCACTTTAAATGGCGAACAGCCATACCCTTGGGACCGGCTACAGCCCCAGGATGTGATGAGCCGACATCGAGGTGCCAAACTCCCCCGTCGATATGAACTCTTGGGAGGAATCAGCCTGTTATCCCCAGAGTACCTTTTATCCGTTGAGCGATGGCCCTTCCATACAGAACCACCGGATCACTATGTCCTACTTTCGTACCTGCTCGACTTGTCAGTCTCGCAGTTAAGCACGCTTATGCCATTGCACTACCAGCACGATGTCCGACCGTACCTAGCGTACCTTCGAACTCCTCCGTTACACTTTGGGAGGAGACCGCCCCAGTCAAACTGCCTACCATGCACTGTCCCCGATCCGGATAACGGACCAAGGTTAGAATCTCAAACAAACCAGGGTGGTATTTCAAGGTTGGCTCCACGCAAACTAGCGTTCACGCTTCAAAGCCTCCCACCTATCCTACACAGATTGGTTCAAAATTCAATGCAAAGCTACAGTAAAGGTTCATGGGGTCTTTCCGTCTAGCCGCGGGTAGATTGCATCATCACAAACATTTCAACTTCGCTGAGTCTCGGGAGGAGACAGTGTGGCCATCGTTACTCCATTCGTGCAGGTCGGAACTTACCCGACAAGGAATTTCGCTACCTTAGGACCGT
Protein-coding sequences here:
- the tnpB gene encoding IS66 family insertion sequence element accessory protein TnpB (TnpB, as the term is used for proteins encoded by IS66 family insertion elements, is considered an accessory protein, since TnpC, encoded by a neighboring gene, is a DDE family transposase.); amino-acid sequence: MIGLPAGTRIWIAAGVTDMRCGFNGLAAKVQTALADDPFSGHVFVFRGRRGDILKILWWTGDGLCLLAKRLERGRFIWPQASEGAVCLSQAQLSMLLEGIDWRRPERTQRPLSGL
- a CDS encoding M20 aminoacylase family protein — protein: MKLIDPIIQFHTEIQAIRRDLHAHPELCYKEQRTADVVASKLTEWNIPVIRGLGITGVVGIIKKGSSDRAIGLRADMDALPVQELNTFAHASQHAGKMHACGHDGHTAMLLGAARHLSLHGDFDGTVYLIFQPAEEGGAGAQRMIDDGLFEQCPMEAVFGMHNWPGMPAGKFGVTPGPMMASSNEFEVIVKGKGSHAAQPHKSIDPVMVAVQIAQSWQTIVARNINPNDSAVLSITQIHSGSATNVIPDEATLIGTVRTFSVDVLDIIEQRMRDIAQHTVAAFGAEVDFRFHRNYPPLINHPKETAFAVSVMQAMSGVENVDATVEPTMGAEDFSFMLQHKPGCYVFLGNGSGDHRDGGHGLGPCNLHNASYDFNDELLPIGGSYWVNLTESYLKPAAA
- a CDS encoding acyloxyacyl hydrolase, translating into MLKKNMGFKILATGCLLVGIIGTQAAHAINYTPDSASLEVGTGNKSQFVRLATQWDWNSKWWQSNGTHIGGYWDLSLAEFRQNQYQNIPGQQKNLTDIGFTPVFRFQRDDKKGAYAEAGIGVHLMSHLYDNNSRRFSTAFEFGDHLGAGYVFSNGLDLGLKLQHFSNGSIKEPNSGANFAVIRAAYRF
- a CDS encoding IS66 family transposase — its product is MSTPPHLPDDISALKAMITDRDAVIALHGETVAQLQDALSSHRIEIEHLKLFIAKLKRLQFGRKSEKLDRQIEQLELRLEDLQTEESDVASAAPATKPVRPKIPRKPLPPHLPRDEKIYTPEHAACPDCGGDLRHLGSDVAEQLEFVPASFRVIRHVRPKLACTCCDCIVQAPAPSRPIARGLAGPGLLAHILVSKFADHLPLYRQSVIYAREGVELDRGLLADWVGAASSLLRPLVDAVRRHVMATTKLHADDTPIPVLAPGNGKTKTARLWTYVRDDRPSGSTDAPAVWFAYTPDRKGIHPQTHLAKFAGVLQADAYAGFNAIYATGRVQEAACWAHARRKFFDLHAARASPITTEALRRIGALYEIEASIRGKPPQVRQAVRQAQSRPLIDALESWLRASLLTLSRKSDTTAAILYALNLWPALTRYCDDGSIEIDNSAAERALRGIAIGRRNYLFAGSDNGGERAAAIYSLIGTAKLNGVDPAAWLRYVLTHIADHPVNQIDDFLPWNLASRLAIISAPKQ
- a CDS encoding transposase; the protein is MDTNIESVTPSKRSGYRQHSIDFKRMVVEQSLMAGASVSRVARAHDVNANQVFTWRKLFRAGAYEIASGKSVKLLPVVLGDPRQPSPAKPVFTTAVTPTGVMVLEIGKARLRVEGVVDPSMLSMVLARLLA
- a CDS encoding molybdopterin-dependent oxidoreductase — translated: MTTSIIRAACPHDCPDTCALLVTVKDGVATEVRGDPDHPSTAGVLCTKVSRYTERTYHKDRLLYPQKRVGGKGDGKFVRISWDEALDTIAAELGTIAAQDPQAILPYSYAGTMGLVQGESMAMRFFNRIGASLLDRTICASAGGAGYKYTVGTRMGTDLEQFQNAKLILIWGGNPIASNLHLWMRVQEAKRHGAKLIAIDPYRSLTAEKCHQHIALLPGTDAALALGMMHVLIAENLLDHDYIAQHTFGFEQLKERALEWPPERVAEVCGIDAQQVIQLARDYGEAALAGNGAAIRINYGLQRVRGGGMAVRNIACLPALVGAWRNAAGGVQLSVSDSFPKNLQALQRPDLLLRHGVPSRTINMSTIGDDLLRETSADFGSKIAAVIVYNANPVAVAPESRSVAQGFAREDLFTVVLEHFQTDTADYADILLPATTQLEHLDAHSAYGHLYMLANNPAITPLGESKPNTEIFRLLAARMGFDEDCFKESDDAIAAQAFDRRNERAINFDWASLKLKGWQKLNVPDAPFANGGFATPSGKCEFFSALMQADGLDPLPTYIPPYESVASNPTLAAKYPLAMISPPARNFLNSSFVNVQSLRDTEGEPHLDMHPTDAAHRGILTGGSVRIFNDRGTFNAKVRITEKARPGLVVGLSIWWKKFATDGKNVNELTSQRLTDMGRAPTFYDVLVEVEALP